A stretch of DNA from Endozoicomonas sp. 8E:
GCAAAACCTACACAATTGCCAATCTTTTTCTCAGGCTGGTCCTTGGGCACGGACCTGAGCATAACCATAAAATATCAGCCCACTGCCAGCCTTTGACAGTGGACCAGATTCTGGTAGTCACCTTCACCGAGGCAGCCACTGAAGAGCTGAGAGATCGAATTCGTGCCCGACTTCATCAAGCCAGAGAAGCGTTTGAAAAAGGTCTGAAGGATGATGACTTCATAGCAACATTGATGGACGACCTTGATCGTCACTCAGAAAGAGCACGACTATTGCTGGCCGCAGAGCGTCAGATGGATGAGGCAGCGGTATTCACCATACACGGCTTCTGTCAGAGAATGCTGAAACAACATGCCTTTGAAAGTGGCACGCTGTTTACCAATGAGTTGATTACCGACGAATCCCACCTGCTGGAGCAGTCAGCCGCTGACTTCTGGCGCACCGAACTTTACCCACTGGACAAGCCTCTGGCACGACTGGCGCGATCTGTCTGGAAAACCCCTGGCGATCTGCTTAACGATCTCCGAGGGCTATTGGGTAAACCGGGGCTGCAAGTCAAAACCGGTGCAATGCCTGATACCCTTGAAGGTTTCAACCAAAAGTTTGTTGAACCCGCTGTGGCCATCAGAAATTTATGGCGTGACGATCGCAATACCATAGAAGATCAGCTGCTGTCTTGTGGTCTCAGTAAAAGAAGCAAACCTTTCACGCGAATAGCCAAAATGGCAGCTTTTGCCGATAGCGATGCCCTCTTCCCGGTTCTTGGCAAAAACGAGAGCTGGGAAATCTATGGCAGGGAGATTCTGGAAAAGGCCCTGTCCAAAAAAGGCCAACTGCCCGGGCACAGGGTTTTTGGTCTCATCGAAAATCTGCTGGATCAGCCCTTCAGCATACAGGATGCCTTCAAAAGCATGATGCTCGCCAGAGCCCTGTCCAGCATTCAGCAGAGAAGCCTGTCGATCAAAAACCAGAAGCATCAGATGTCTTTTAACGACCTTCTGACCCGTCTCCATCAGGCACTGCATCAAGGTTACGGCGAACAGTTGGCAAACAGGCTGCGAATCCAGTTTCCGGTGGCCATGATCGATGAGTTTCAGGATACCGACCCACTGCAGTATGCTATCTTCAGCCGAATCTATCCCGCTCACTCAAGCCCGGACCGTGATGCCGGACTGTTTATGATAGGCGACCCCAAACAGGCCATCTATGCTTTCAGGGGCGCCGATATTTTCACTTATATGCAGGCCAGAAAGCAGGTTTCAGCACACTACTCACTGGATACCAACTGGCGCTCCAGCAGCAGCATGGTGCACAGTGTAAACCGGATTTTTGAGCAGTGTCTGCAAACATCCGCTGATACAAGTCGTCCTCCTTTTATCTACAAAGACATTCCCTTTTTATCCGTCAAACCTTCACCGAAAGCTGACCGTCAACGGCTGTTGGAAGCAAACGCTGAGGTTCCGGCGCTGACAATCTGGTGGCAGGATAACGACGGCACTGCGGTGGGCAAAACAGATTATGAGCAGACAATGACTCTGGCGACAGCCGATGAAGTCAACCGATTGCTGAGCCTGGCTCAGGCTACCATTCATTCAGACCAACGGCAAAAGTCTTTAAAAGCCGGAGATATTGCCATTCTGGTAAGAACCGGCCGACAAGGCCTGATGATCAGGGAAGCCTTGGCAAAACAGGGGATTCCCAGTGTTTATCTGAGCAGCAGTGACTCGGTGTTTGCCTCAAATGAAGCGGTTGATGTGCTAAGAATTCTCACTGCCTGCCTCAATCCGGGCCACGATAGAATCTTAAGATCCGCCCTAGCAACGCCATTGTTGGATCTGACGGCTGAGGCCCTGGATGCACTGAATGAAAATGAGCTTGCCTGGGAAGAGGCCGTCGAAGAGTTTTCCAACTACCACCAGATCTGGATGAAGCAGGGTGTTCTGCCCATGCTCAGAGTCATGGTGCAAAAACGCAAACTGGCAGAAAAGCTGTTAGCAAAAGGCCATGGCGAGCGACGTCTGACAGACCTGCTGCATGTGGGTGAGCTGCTGGCAGCAGCCAGCCTCGAGCTGGAGAGCCCCCACGCTCTGCAGAGATGGCTGTCTGAACACCTGAGCAAGCCGGACACCAATGCCGATGAGCAGCAGCTGCATCTTGAAAGCGAACGCAACCGGGTCCAGATTGTCACCATCCATAAATCCAAGGGGCTGGAATACCCTGTCGTGTTTTTGCCCTATATCTGTAGTTTCAGGGAAGCGGAAGAGCCGGTTTATCATGACAGCCAGCACACCACCTTAGACCTATCCGGTGATGATCAGGCCCTGATTAAAGCCGATGAAGAAAGACTGGCTGAAGACATTCGACTGTTGTATGTAGCACTCACTCGTTCAGTTCATCGTTGCTACATGGGCATGGCTCCCGTCAAAAGTGGTTCGGGACGGAAAGGTGACCTGACCGATCTGCACAGAACGGCCATTGGCTGGTTGTTGAACGGCCCTGAAGTGCTTGATTATGCAACACTGGAGCAGAAACTGAACCATTTGGCCGAAAGCCACCCTGCCATTGATTTCCAACCCGTTGAAGACCTTCAACTGCCTCTTTACCAGAGCGAATCTGAAGAGGCTCCTCATCTTGTCGCAGCAGAGTTCCGGGGTTGCATCCAGAAGGACTGGTGGGTCACCAGCTATTCCGCATTGTCCAGAACCTCCCACTCTCATAAAAAAGAGCAAAGTCACCACAAAGTTCAGGAGCCTGATGCCTCTCTGGAAACAGCCGGTCTGGATATCGAAGTAATCAATGAGGCAGAAGCAGCTTTTACCGATGAGCAAAAGGCCGAAACGGAAACATTGGATATTTTCACTTTTCCAAAAGGCGCTCGACCCGGTACCTTTCTGCACGCTCTGTTCGAAAATCTCGAAGATCTGACAGCAGATACATTGAATGACCTGCCCCGGGATTTATCCAGCTATGTTCTTGAACAATTGCAAATGGAAGGCTTTGATGAGAAGTGGTGTTCTACCCTCGACAATATGCTCGATCATTGCCTGAGAGCGCCATTGAACGACAGCGGACTCACTCTGGGTGATCTGCCCAAGCGTTCCAAAAAAGTTGAGATGGAGTTTTATCTGCCAGTGAGCAGACTCAGAGCCAGAGAACTAAACGCTATCCTGCATTCGGAGGACAGACTGTCAGCCGAGGCAGGGTTACTGGACTTTGTAACCGTGAAAGGCATGTTAAAAGGCTTTATCGATCTGACCTTTGAACATGATGGCCGCTGGTATGTTCTCGATTACAAGTCAAACTGGCTCGGAGACCAGCTCGCCGATTACACTCGGGAAAACATGCAGAAGGTCATGATTGAGCACCGTTACGATCTTCAATACCAGCTCTATTCACTGGCACTGCACAGGCAGCTGAGTAGCAGACTGCCAGATTATGACTTTGAGCAACATTTCGGAGGGGTTTATTACCTGTTTCTCAGAGGTATCCGAAAAGATGAGCCAGGCCAGCCGGGCATTTTCCACTGTCGCCCCAGTAAAACCCTGATTGAAAAACTGGATCGTCTTTTTTATGGAGACTCTGCCCTGAGTGAAGAAGGCGCCACCAAAACCGGAGTCTCTTCATGATCAATGCCATTAAGCATCTTTACCAGCAAGGCAAGATTCGCCCCCTGGATTACCAGTTTGCCCGTTTTATTCATGAACTGGACGACACACCCTGTGTGGTAATGGTGGCAGCCCTCATCAGTCATGAGCTGGGTCGAGGCAACCTCTGTCTGGAGTTCAGTCATTTATTTCACAAGCCACTGTTCGAATTGAGTCTGGCAAACAGCAACGCACTCAGGGCTTTAGCAGACATTGACAGTCAATCCGAAGACAAACTGATCAGTCTTCTGCTCTCAAGCTCTGTTATCAGCAAAGGTGAAACCAATACGCCTCTGATTCTCGACGCTAAGCGACTCTACCTCTATCGATACTGGCAACATGAGTGCCTGGTTGCCCGACACCTGCTCAAAGAGGTAAAACAGTCAGAAGACTTTCAGGAAACCCGAACCATTCTGGATCGACTGTTTCAGCGAAACTATTCCACTCTTCTTGAGAATCGTCCCGATACCAGCGATTCGAAAGCCCTCCGGGAATACCTCATAAAATGGCTCGATGTAGAATTTCCTGAGGCCATTGACTGGCAAGAATGTATCCAGACGCTGCTGTCTGCCAGAGAGACTGCAGACCTTAAGGTTTTCGATCAAACAATCCCGCAACACTATTGCCTGAACTGGCAGAAAGTAGTAGCGGCCATGGCAGCGACTCAACCTCTGGTCATCATCAGTGGTGGACCAGGAACAGGTAAAACAACAACGGTCACAAGACTGCTGGCCATGCTGGTTGAGAAAGGACTGAAGAGTGACAAAATACCGGACATCCGACTGGTGGCACCCACTGGTAAAGCCTCTGCCCGGCTCACTGAATCAATGGGGGGCGCCCTGCCCGCTCTTCATTGCAGTGAAGAGGTCCGTAAGCTGATTCCAAGTCAGGCTGGCACGATTCATAGGCTATTGGGTGTTATCCCTAACCGACCAGAATTTCGCCACAACGCCAGCAACCCTCTGCATCTGGATGTTCTGGTAGTGGATGAAGCCTCTATGGTTGATCTGACACTGATGCGTCAACTGCTGGATGCACTGCCTGATCATGCCAGGATCATATTGCTGGGTGACAGGGATCAGCTGGCTTCTGTTGATGCTGGCAGTGTACTGGGTGATATTTGTTCTGCGGCTGAGGGTGGTTATTCACAAGCTCAGGCTGACACACTGGAACGATTAACCGGCTTTGATCTAAAGTCATGGACAACACGACAAATGTCCACAGTAAAAGAGAACGATGTAACAGCGTTTTTTTCAGAAAGAAATCGGGCCATCAATGACCGCTTCTGCCAGCTTCAGAAAAGTTACCGATTTGATGACCGATCGGGCATCGGCTCGCTGGCCAAGGCTGTCAACCAAGGCGACACCAGACTGACAAAGAAGGTATTTCAGCAAACATTTGATGATATTGCCCTGCACCCGGTGGACGATAGCAGCTACCAGCAACTGATGTCACTCTGTGCACAGGGCTATACCCCCTATCTTCAGGCCATTAATGATCAGCAAGATGAAAAAACGGTTCTGGATGCCTTTAACCGTTTTCGCTTGCTCTGTGCACTAAGGGAGGGTCGCTGGGGTGTTGAAGGACTCAATGATGGCATTCGCTCAGCTCTGGCAAGGTGCAACCTGATTCCATCAGAAGGCTTATGGTATGTCGGCCGCCCGGTACTGATTACCCGAAATGCCCATGACCTCGGCCTGTACAACGGTGATATTGGCATTGCTCTTCCTGATCACAATGGCCGCCTGAAAGTGGTCTTTGAATTACCCGACGGTAGCCTCAAGCATCTACTGCCCAGTCGGTTGCCAGAGCATCAGACGGTCTTTGCCATGACAATACACAAGAGCCAGGGGTCAGAATTCCCTCACACCGTCATGGCACTTCCAGAACAGATGACACCGATTCTTACCCGGGAACTGGTTTATACCGGCATCACCCGGGCCAAGGCCAGACTGGATCTGTTTGCACTGCCGCAGATTCTGTTCAAAGCCATTCAACATAAGACCCTGCGTTCATCAGGATTGAAAGACAGGCTCATTAACCACTAAAGCTCCTGAAATTGCTGTTATGACCAAGAAAATCTACATTATTTACACCGGCGGCACCATCGGCATGAAACCCACTGATTCGGGTTATGCTCCCTCTGGTAATATGCAGGCGCTTCTGGATGAAAAACTGCCTCCCCACGTCCGTCAGGGTCTGCCCGACTTTGACCTGGTGGAGTATGAGGAATTGATCGACTCCAGTAATATCCGCCCACAAAACTGGAAGCAGATAGCAACGGACATTGCTGATCACTATGAAGACTACGATGGTTTTGTGGTTTTGCACGGTACCGACACCATGGCATTTTCCAGCTCCATGATGTCTTTTATGCTTCGCAATCTCGATAAACCGGTTATCTTCACCGGCTCCCAGATCCCTCTGTGTGAACCTCGTAGTGACGGACTGGAAAATTTTGTCGGGGCCCTGATTATCGCCACTGATAAGCGCATCAATGAAGTGTGCTTGTACTTTAACGGTCGTTTAATGCGCGGCAACCGGGCTCGCAAGCAAAATGCCTATCTTTTTGATGCCTTTGACTCTCCCAACTTCCCTTGGTTGGGACGTGCTGATATCAATATCGAGCTCAATGATCTACTGTTGTTGAAGCCTGAAAACAAACCAGAATTTCATCTTGAATGCTCTGAAGATACCCAGGTCGGCATTGTGCAACTTTTCCCCGGTATCACAGCCCAGTGGCTGGAAGCGGCCCTTAACCAGCCTCAAAAAGCCTTTATCATAAGGACTTATGGCACAGGGAATGGCCCTGATGACGACCCGGCCCTGCTGGACGCACTGAAAAAGGCGACAGATGCCGGAAAAATCATTGTCAATCTGACCCAATGCCACAGGGGCGCTGTTCATCAAGGCAGTTATGCCGCAGGCTCTGCACTGGCCAAAGCGGGGGTAACCGGTGGTCTGGATACCACGACTGAAGCCATGTTCTGTAAGCTTCATCATTTACTGTCAAAAGGCCACTCAACACAGGAGATCAGAGAGCTGGTCGGAAAGAGTATTGCTGGTGAGATGACGATCTGAGAAAAGATGAGGACTTTCGAGTCCTCATTCAGTCGGCATCATGGCAGCTGCCAGTCGATGGGCTGAACGCCTCTGGAAGTCAGATAATCGTTGGCCTGGGAGAAAGGTCGGCTGCCAAAGAAGCCCCGATGTGCTGACAGAGGCGAAGGGTGCACAGTCTGCAATACCCGATGTTTGCTGCGGTCAATGAATTGCCCTTTACGTTGGGCATAACCACCCCAGAGGATAAACACCAGCCCTTCTCTCTTATTGTTCAGTTCAGCAATCACTCTGTCGGTAAACTGCTCCCAGCCTCGCTTCTGATGGGAAGCGGCCTGTTTGTGCTCAACGGTCAAGACGCTGTTGAGCAGCAAAACCCCCTGCTCAGCCCAGTGTTCCAGACAACCATGACTGGCAGGAGGAATCCCGAGATCATTTTGCAGCTCTTTATACATATTGATCAGTGAGGGAGGAATACGAACATCCGGACGCACCGAGAAACTGAGTCCATGAGCCTGACCCGGGCCGTGATAGGGATCCTGCCCGAGAATCACCACCTTGACCTTTTCAAAAGGTGTCAGCTCCATAGCCCGAAAATATTCACTGCCTTTTGGGTAAATCGTTTTACCAGCGGCTTTTTCATTCAACAGAAAGCTACGCAGAACCTGCATATACTCCTTGTTGAACTCACTCTGCAAATGAGACTTCCAAGAGGGCTCCAGTCTGATTTCCTGCATAGGATTTCCCCGGTTCTGCAAATACTAACAACAAGAATCGAATGATAATCGAGTCACCAAGTACCTGACCAGCTGGTTTTGCGTATACTGGCAAGAGTTTTTTCACCGCTACTAAAAATCTAACATAATCTGTAATTATGTAGACTTATCTACGCCGTCGACATGGATGCACGACGAATCGTGTCTGACTCCACTCTTGCGTAGGGTTTAGGGTCGAGCTGTAACGTGTCTCGACCATAATTATCAAGGTTAAAACTCGCACTGTAATCCCTATCATGCAGAGTTTTACATTTTGGACACCGCCACTCACGATCAGACAGAGTAAGATTGTCATTTACGTAGTCGCAAGTATGAACCGCACACTTCTTCGAGCTGGGAAAGAACCGATCTGCAATCACAACCTGGCATCCTCTCAGCTCTGCCTTGTATTCAACAAGTTCTCTCAGCTTACCGAAACCTGCGTCACTGATTGCTCTTGCCAGTTTGCGGTTTTTTACCATGCCTTTGACATTCAGATTTTCGAGGGTGATTATTTTGAATCTTGACGTCAGATAATCACTTACCTCATGTAGTACGGCTGATCGCTGGTTACTTATCCGGTAATGCAGTTTGGCAACCGCTCGCTTGGCTTTCGCGTAGCGGTTGCTTCCCTTTGTTTTGCGGCTTAACGCTCTCTGTTTACTGTTAAGGCGTTTCAGAGAGCCCTTCAGTTTCTGATTAGCAGCAAAGGTTTTGCCATTCGAACAAATCGCTAAATCTTTGACGCCAAAATCAACGCCTACAGACTCACTGCTTTGTGCTTTTGGTTCGTAATCCTCAGTGTCTACCAAAATAGAAGCGAAATACTTTCCGGCTCGCTTACTGATCGTCACCTGACAGGGTGTTCCTGTAAATCTCAGCTCCTGGCGCATCTTGATGCGGGTTTTCAGTTTCTCAATGCGAAGTGTTCTGCCATCAACATCGAACTTGGGTTTTTCTCTGAGAGAAAAACTGTCGTGTAGTCCTCGCTTCTTGAATCTTGGATAACCTGCTTTTTCTCCTTTCTTCACCCGACGAAAGAAGTGAGTAAAGGCGTCATGAAGATCGTCGATTGTGTTCCTGGTGACACGTTGGCTGACTTCGGCATACCAGGGAAACTCAAGCCTGAGTTCTTGGTATTTTTCATTCGCAGCCTTCTTTGACCATTTAACGCCTTCTTGATTGAAATGGGCTAACAGTTGATTGAACGCATGACGACGGGAACCACAAGCCCTATCAAGATAATCGGCTTGTTGTTTTGTCGGTCTGAGTTCAATCTTGTGAGCTAACAACATCTCGCAAAGTCTCAAGCATTTTTTCGTATAACCTGAGTTCGCCAACCTTCTATAGAACAGTAGGCTTCCAGTAACTCTTGCTGCCTGTCTAAGTCTGGCTTTTGGTCGTGACTGGATACTCTGCAATAGCAAAGCGTAGGCGCAGCTTCGTTACTGTAGCCCATCAATTCAGACACGTCGGAGTAACAAGTTCCAACTTTGGTCTTTCTGGCAGGAAGCAGCTCACCTGTACTTTCCGATTTTCGTAGTGTTACTGGGTCTGTACCATGCAAACGAGCTGCCTCACCTATCTTCAGTAATCACTTATCCATGCTTGAGATTTTATAAGATAGTTTTAGATTATAATAGATTTCTGCGAACTGTTTTTAACCCTTCAAGCACAGCGAGGGCCTCATAGCCACGGATACATTACCAGGATTGAAACGCAGAAGGATGGATTAAGACACCGTCCAGACAGACAAAATTAACCATCCAGGCACTTATACACACGGTTGCTGGTGAACTGGCTTGATAAAATGGTTTCGTACACCCGACAGTAGAGAGGTGTACGGTATTTTTAATTTTACAGAATGCCTGTTGACAGACCGTGATTGATATCAATGTTTAAACATCAACATTATCTGGCGACGCAGTCTTTGTTTGATCGGAGCCATATCCAGTCCACCTTTCTGCAACAGCCCCTCATACTCAACCTGGGCAATGAATGAGGCAAACAGCTGAGCATCGGTTTCTGGCTGTGATGAGCCTGTGCGCTTAAACAGTGAAACCAGACTGTTGAGAAGGTAAGTCTGATGTTTAAAAGCGATAGGACGCAGATTTTCATTTCTCAGGCACTCCAGCTGGAAAGCCCGCTCTGCGATCAGGTAATCACGATGTTCCGTCAGCTGATTACCAACGTAATCAACCGCCAGAACCAGCATCTGATCAACAAACTGACCTCTGGAATCATTGGAGTCATCCAGCAGGGCAAGCGCCTTTTGCAGCTGATCGTCTGACTCTTCCCAGAATGCCTTGAAGGTTTCAGCCCCCATTTCCACAAACAGGGTAAAGGTGTCTGTAATAAGGTCAGAAATATCTTTGAAGTAATAGGTGGTTGCAGAGAGAGGTACCTGAGCTTCCTTGGCTACAGCGCGGTGTCTGACACCACGAACGCCATCTCTTACTACGATCCTCAATGCTGCCTCCAATATGGTTCGACGGCGTTGTTCACTATTGGCCCGACTGGTTTTACGCCCCTGGTATTTCAGAGTTCCATTTCCGAGAGCTGCTCCTTCATTCTGGGCCACCTGCGTTAGGACGCAGTTTCTTTCGTCACTGTACGTTGCTTCCATGAGATAATGCCTTGCAGTTGCCTGTTAGTCTTATGACGTTTGAAAACATCTCTTGAAAAAGAGAGACTTCAGCTACGCCAGTCTTCTTGTACTTCAGCCTGAAAATGACGGTTAATGAGTCACTGTCCAGGCTTGGTCAATGGCCGCTGAAGACCGGGCTGCAGGCTAGGAGGCTGACCGAGAATAGTCTGCCCTAGTGCGGCGGCAGCAAATTGGTCTGAAAATCCGCTTTTGTTCGTCAAATAGCTCGCTATTCTCCTCACAAAACCGAATTTTCATCCTCAATTTTCTGCCGTCCTCGCAACGGGCGCTATTCTCGGTCAGCCTCCTAGGCAGACAGAAAAACTGTCTGCCATGAATCCAGCCGGGATTACTGCTGGGGTCGCATGTGCGGAAACAACAGTACATCACGGATAGAAGGTGCATCAGTAAACAGCATGACCAGACGGTCGATACCGATACCTTCGCCCGCCGTTGGCGGCAAACCATACTCCAGAGCGTTGATGTAGTCTGCATCGAAGTGCATGGCTTCATCATCACCAGCGTCTTTTTCTGCGACTTGCTGACGAAAACGCTCAGCCTGATCTTCAGAGTCGTTCAACTCGGAGAAACCATTGGCCACCTCACGACCGCCCACGAAAAATTCAAAGCGGTCAGAAATGAATGGATTGTCATCATTACGACGAGCCAGAGGCGAAACCTCTGTTGGGTATTCGGTAATGAATGTCGGATCCATCAGCCGGTGTTCAACCGTTTCCTCAAATATCTCGATCTGAACCTTGCCCAGGCCCCAGGTACCCTTGACCTCGATACCCAGCTTTTCCGCAACCCGGGTTGCTGAATCAATCGTATTGATATCAGCAGCCTCAAGATCCGGATTGAAGTGCAGTATAGAATCGAAAACGGACATACGCACAAATGGCTTGCCGAAATCGATCTCGTTACCCTGATAAGTCACAGACGTTCCACCGATCACGTCTTTGGCCAGACGCTTAAAGAGGGCTTCCGTGTGATCCATCATATCAATGTAGTCTGCGTAAGCCTGGTAGAACTCAATCATCGTAAATTCAGGGTTATGACGTGTAGACAATCCTTCGTTACGAAAGTTCCGATTAATTTCAAACACCCGTTCGAATCCGCCCACGACCAGACGCTTCAGATAGAGCTCTGGAGCAATGCGCAGGTACATATCAATATCCAGCGCATTATGGTGAGTCACGAAAGGACGTGCACTTGCACCACCCGGAATCACCTGTAGCATCGGGGTTTCCACTTCCATGTAATCCTGCTCATGGAAATAGTCACGAATCACCTGAACAATACGGGAACGGACACGGAATGCTTCCCGGGACTCTTCACGGGTAATCAGGTCCACATAACGCTGACGATAACGCATTTCGGTATCGGTCAGCCCCTTGTGCTTCTCGGGCAATGGGCGCAAGGATTTGGTCAGCAGCTCAACCTGCTCCATGTCTACGTAAAGATCTCCCTTGCCGGAACGCTGCAGAGTGCCTTCAGCACCGATGATGTCTCCCAGGTCCCAGGTCTTGGCTTCTTTCAGTACTTCTTTAGCCAGTACCTTGCGGTTCACGTACACCTGGATACGACCGGACATATCCTGAATTTCCATAAATGCGCCACGGTTCAGCATAATACGGCCGGCTACCTTGACCTTCTTTCCGGCTTCCAGCAGAGCTTCCTTGCTGGCATTGACAAATTCTTTCTGAAGATCAGCAGCCAGTGCATCACGACGGAATTTGTTTGGAAAAGCGACCCGTTCAGAACGAATGGCAGTGAGTTTTTCTCGACGAAGAGCCACCAGCTGGTTCTCTTCCTGGGCATCCAAGATCTGTTCTTCAGACATATTTTCTCCGGTTCAACCCCCGGGGGGGCTGGGAGCTAACAGTTTCCTGCAACTCCTTTATGTAAACTGTTCTCTGCTAACGGCTGACTTTAAAGGCCTTTCTTGAGACTTGCCTCGATAAACTTATCAAGATCTCCATCAAGAACGGCCTGAGTATTACGGGTTTCCACGCTGGTTCTCAAATCCTTGATTCGGGAATCATCCAGAACGTAGGAACGAATCTGACTACCCCAACCAATATCAGACTTGGAATCTTCCAAAGCCTGAGCGTCAGCACTGCGCTTCTGCATCTCCAGCTCATACAGCTTGGCTTTCAACTGCTGCATAGCCTTGTCCTTGTTCTGGTGCTGGGAACGCTGGTTCTGACACTGCACCACAATACCGGAAGGCTCGTGAGTAATACGCACCGCAGAGTCAGTGGTGTTTACGTGCTGACCACCGGCACCACTGGAGCGGTAGGTATCAATTCGAAGGTCGGCCGGATTAATCTCAATCTCGACGTTATCGTCTATCTCCGGAGAGACAAAAACCGATGAGAAGGAGGTATGACGACGGTTACCAGAATCAAATGGAGACTTTCGTACCAGACGATGCACACCGGTTTCTGTTCTCAACCAGCCAAAAGCATATTCGCCGGTAAACTGAACCGTGGCCGACTTGATACCAGCCACTTCGCCCGCAGACACTTCAATGATTTCTGTTTTGAAGCCTTTCTGCTCACCCCATCGCAGGTACATCCGCAACAGCATATTGGCCCAGTCCTGAGCCTCGGTACCACCGGAACCTGACTGAATGTCCAGATAGGCATTATTGGGGTCCATTTCTCCGGAAAACATACGCCGGAATTCCAACTCTTCCAGCTTTTCGCCCAGCTGGTCCAGCTCTTCCACAACGCCTTCAACGCCGTCTTCGTCCTGCTCTTCCACCGACATTTCCAGCAGTTCAATGGAATCTTCCAGGCCTGATGTCAGCTGATCAATGGTAGCAACGATGCCTTCCAGCGTGGAACGCTCTTTGCCCAGGGCCTGGGCACGCTCTGGCTCATTCCAGACATCCGGATCTTCAAGCTCCCGCTCTACTTCCTGCAGACGCTCACTCTTGTGTGCGTAGTCAAAGATACCCCCTAAGCACGTCAGTACGCGCTGTCAGATCCTTAATACGCTCCTTGATAGGGTTTACTTCAAGCATGGCTTATCGCTCAGTATCGTTCAGTGTTCGATGAAAAATCGGGAAATATCACTTCAGCTGCCGGTATTGACCACGAGTAAGGCAAATGCTCCTGAACAGGAACAGAACCGGATGGCTTGCTTCAAGCGGTGACAGGAAGAAATGATTTCCACAATAAAAAACAGCCAAACATTCTACCTGATCAGCCCAAGCGTTGGAATGAGAGAAAAATAAAAGCCAACCTCCGAAAGTCTGGTCTGGGAAGTATTCAGGGAACATTTTCAGCTTTTGGCAGTCCAATGTAATGAGAGGAGAAAAAAAGCAACCAACAAGAGGTATACATCATGATCAAACAGAAACTGACGGCCCTGGCCCTGATACTGCCCCTGACCGCTGTAGCCCTGTCCGGCTTTGCTGATGAAGAGGAGCCAAAGCAGGATGAGAGCAACAAGAGCGAAAGGGTTCTAAACCTTCAAAGCCTGTTGGCTAAAAATGAAGATTCAAACACCGCAGAAGAATCTTCAGAGGATGAAAAACCATCGACAGAACAAAACAGATGTTTTGAACGAGTGTAAAAAAGTGGCGAAGCCGGAACAAAGTCAGAAACCGGCGTTCGTTAGACGCTTCTGCCGTCGTTGACCCACATCGACAGCAGAAGCAACGCTCTCTGAAAGATTCAGAAAGCTGTATGCTCTATGGCTCTTCTGAAAGGCGGCAGAGAATCCAGAATCATACGACCATACCTGGCTGTGACCACTCTTCGGTCCAGCAAGGTGATCTGGCCGGTATCCTGCTC
This window harbors:
- a CDS encoding TetR family transcriptional regulator — its product is MEATYSDERNCVLTQVAQNEGAALGNGTLKYQGRKTSRANSEQRRRTILEAALRIVVRDGVRGVRHRAVAKEAQVPLSATTYYFKDISDLITDTFTLFVEMGAETFKAFWEESDDQLQKALALLDDSNDSRGQFVDQMLVLAVDYVGNQLTEHRDYLIAERAFQLECLRNENLRPIAFKHQTYLLNSLVSLFKRTGSSQPETDAQLFASFIAQVEYEGLLQKGGLDMAPIKQRLRRQIMLMFKH
- a CDS encoding RNA-guided endonuclease TnpB family protein — encoded protein: MLLAHKIELRPTKQQADYLDRACGSRRHAFNQLLAHFNQEGVKWSKKAANEKYQELRLEFPWYAEVSQRVTRNTIDDLHDAFTHFFRRVKKGEKAGYPRFKKRGLHDSFSLREKPKFDVDGRTLRIEKLKTRIKMRQELRFTGTPCQVTISKRAGKYFASILVDTEDYEPKAQSSESVGVDFGVKDLAICSNGKTFAANQKLKGSLKRLNSKQRALSRKTKGSNRYAKAKRAVAKLHYRISNQRSAVLHEVSDYLTSRFKIITLENLNVKGMVKNRKLARAISDAGFGKLRELVEYKAELRGCQVVIADRFFPSSKKCAVHTCDYVNDNLTLSDREWRCPKCKTLHDRDYSASFNLDNYGRDTLQLDPKPYARVESDTIRRASMSTA
- the lysS gene encoding lysine--tRNA ligase, with translation MSEEQILDAQEENQLVALRREKLTAIRSERVAFPNKFRRDALAADLQKEFVNASKEALLEAGKKVKVAGRIMLNRGAFMEIQDMSGRIQVYVNRKVLAKEVLKEAKTWDLGDIIGAEGTLQRSGKGDLYVDMEQVELLTKSLRPLPEKHKGLTDTEMRYRQRYVDLITREESREAFRVRSRIVQVIRDYFHEQDYMEVETPMLQVIPGGASARPFVTHHNALDIDMYLRIAPELYLKRLVVGGFERVFEINRNFRNEGLSTRHNPEFTMIEFYQAYADYIDMMDHTEALFKRLAKDVIGGTSVTYQGNEIDFGKPFVRMSVFDSILHFNPDLEAADINTIDSATRVAEKLGIEVKGTWGLGKVQIEIFEETVEHRLMDPTFITEYPTEVSPLARRNDDNPFISDRFEFFVGGREVANGFSELNDSEDQAERFRQQVAEKDAGDDEAMHFDADYINALEYGLPPTAGEGIGIDRLVMLFTDAPSIRDVLLFPHMRPQQ
- the ansA gene encoding asparaginase; its protein translation is MTKKIYIIYTGGTIGMKPTDSGYAPSGNMQALLDEKLPPHVRQGLPDFDLVEYEELIDSSNIRPQNWKQIATDIADHYEDYDGFVVLHGTDTMAFSSSMMSFMLRNLDKPVIFTGSQIPLCEPRSDGLENFVGALIIATDKRINEVCLYFNGRLMRGNRARKQNAYLFDAFDSPNFPWLGRADINIELNDLLLLKPENKPEFHLECSEDTQVGIVQLFPGITAQWLEAALNQPQKAFIIRTYGTGNGPDDDPALLDALKKATDAGKIIVNLTQCHRGAVHQGSYAAGSALAKAGVTGGLDTTTEAMFCKLHHLLSKGHSTQEIRELVGKSIAGEMTI
- the ung gene encoding uracil-DNA glycosylase, with the translated sequence MQEIRLEPSWKSHLQSEFNKEYMQVLRSFLLNEKAAGKTIYPKGSEYFRAMELTPFEKVKVVILGQDPYHGPGQAHGLSFSVRPDVRIPPSLINMYKELQNDLGIPPASHGCLEHWAEQGVLLLNSVLTVEHKQAASHQKRGWEQFTDRVIAELNNKREGLVFILWGGYAQRKGQFIDRSKHRVLQTVHPSPLSAHRGFFGSRPFSQANDYLTSRGVQPIDWQLP
- a CDS encoding recombinase family protein, which encodes MHGTDPVTLRKSESTGELLPARKTKVGTCYSDVSELMGYSNEAAPTLCYCRVSSHDQKPDLDRQQELLEAYCSIEGWRTQVIRKNA